The Thunnus maccoyii chromosome 15, fThuMac1.1, whole genome shotgun sequence DNA segment TGAGAGAAGCTTcactcatactgtatgttgtgtcaCCAATTTCCTTCAAAGCAGagtaaatgtgtcaaaaaaaagtcTCTGATATTTACTGATGGTTTGTCATCCTTGCAGCATGAAGAGGAAGCTTGCCAACACGAGGGACGCCATAGAAGGCAGAGAGCACTCAGCGAACGTCCTAGAGAGTCAGTTTTCTAATCTAGAGGAGACCCTGCTGAACATTCAGCTTCGACTCTACAAACTCATGCAACAATGACGATGTGTCACAGagctttttttctctaatttgatatgtatttatgtattcatgtattGTACAACCATGTAAGAAACGCATGCATGCTCAGGATTATTGTAGCTTTGTAGTAAGAGGACTGCTACCCATGTAACATGTGTAACCTTGAATCAGCACTGATAAACTATCAGGAAGTTTTAATGGACATGTAGCAGTTAAATCAAATTTTATATTGCCAGTTTGAAAACCTCTTCCATGTGGAGATTTCACGGTCACATTAACAAGCACTAGTAAAACCGCACGACACTTGTGAACCCTGGAATCgaataaatgatcatttatGGTCCGTAAATGCTCTGAAATAAGATGCTTGTGTTGCAAGAAAAGTTATCAGACAACATGaatctttattttaatatcaaatCTAAACAACAAATTTGTAAATACATGAGGAAGATGCTTTGCGTGGTCGTCAGCTATTATACGCActttaaatattcacatgtatTACGCTGAGTGTGAATTGATCCGTTCAACCGACAAGTATTCAAGTATTTATGACGATCTACTTACAACTCAATCATGAATCACTTTGCTCTCAATGAACAGCAGGACGCGGCACATTTCATAACATCTGTCcaaagcagagctgcagagacatGAAACGCATCcagtgtcccccccccccccttttttttttaaaagtcagcCTCCTCTTCTTGCATTTGCTCCAAAGACTTGAGGTAATCTCGGGCCAAGATCTTCTTGGGTAGGATATCTGTCAGTTAAAAAGAGAATATCAAACTGTTAATATCTTTTTCATTACACTGATCACTTGTCGTCTTACTGTAGCCCGTTTTGACAGTCAGAACTTAACGAGCGACGATGTGCTGTGAGACTGTATTTACAGGCTCTGAATATGCTTTGATGGGTGATGATGTGGTTGTTGAAAGATAATTTTGTCCCCATTCAGGATGTGATGCTAAATCTGAGTTTCAGGAGCAGACAGTGATAGCAGTGCTCTGATTCCTAAGGAGACTACACAGCTACAACAATCATTTTAAAGACtgataaaaaacattattaatattgCAAAAAACATTCACTTCCCATTATTGAAAACCAAACTGAAGaggtgcttgtgtttgtgtggaagaaggtattcattttttcttctctgataTTTGATGCTTGAACATATTTTAACTAACTTTTCTGATTCTAATACACCACACAAATACTgttaaacaaacagagcagaaacaaagtaaaacagcaaatattaaatttaaaggtCCTTTAcggtaaaaagaaaatacattaaatcaaATGTATAACATATGTTTTAAATAAGAGAATACGAGTTTGCATCTGAAACACAAATGGTTGGATTTAAAACAAATACTCAGAGCTGcaagataaataaagataaaaatagaaGACAGAAATATCTTCTATGAATAACGCTATGATGCAGCtgaaaacattgtcattttCCAGTCTTATAGGCtacattatattaaaattatACTATTTTTACTGTTAAGCCTATTAATTCTGAAGGCtgagtgaaatgaatgaatataaagctgcaacgactagtcaattaatcaatcaatagaAAAATTATCGCTGAATATTTTGATCACTGATCAAtcgttttgagtctttttttttttttttttaaagaaaaatgctCTGGTTGCCACGTTGACAGTAAAGTGgacatctttgggttgtgggacagaacaagatatttgaaggtTGCAtgttgggctttgggaaacagtgatcgacatttttcaccaacttctgaaattttatagaccaaaaacTAGGCAATTAATCgagaagataaataataaatgataaataaactcttatttaatttgttttgtaattCATTTCTTAAGTAAAACATGGCAACAGATTCATAACCACTAAGATTTAATtgcttaaatcaattaattgattaattgataatcaaacattatccttagttgcagccctacatgaGTGAAGCGTCTGGTTGAGAAGGTTGACGTAGCCTTTCtgtattgtgtttgttaaaCTTTGTGGTTCTTGAGGTTGACTTAAACCCAGTTTTTCATACACCTGAACTAATTAAAACTGCTGCTGTCAATGAATCCTCACTTCATGACGGCAGGATTTCAAACTGCAGCCTCCAAAGTTACCACATCGTTATCATGAGGACTTATTGTAGAGActatagggctgcaacttacGACTATTTTCGTTATCGATTAGTCGTtgggtctataaaatgtcagaaaatggtgaaaaatgtccatcactcTATCCCTAAGCCCAAGAtacaacctcaaatgtcttgttttgtcccaactaacagtcaacaacccaaagatattcagtttactatcatagaatactaaagaaaccagaaaatattcacatttgaggagctggaatcaggatttggacattttcttcttaaaaaaaaaatgctcaaaatgattgattatcaaaataggtggcagttaattttctgttgatcatctaatcgactaattgttgcagccctaTGTTAGACTGCACTAGTTTTAACTAAATTCATCCTATAAACTGGCAAATGGTTGTATACTGTAACCATGAACCACACTTTACATGCGTCTGGGAAGGTTCAGGGTAACTCTAATGTTTCACAGGGAATTGGTGACCAACTTCATAAGTGTCAGCTGATCCCTGATGGGTTTGTCAGACTGCAGGTAGGTCTCACCTGTGAGGAAGTGGAAAGTCTCGTTTTCCTCTGCGGTGTTTGCCAGATCACTGTATGACAGACTGTTGGTTTCCTTCCCGGAGCCGTTGTTGAATGAGGACAGAGCCAGATGCTGCACAAACAGCtccttcaacaacaacaacaacaacaacaacatgtcagCTGAAGAGCGGGTTTACAGTCAGCGGCTACCTCACGAATAAACAGAACGAGCCGCCAAACTAGCACGATGCTAATCCCTGTTAGCAGGAGATGAATGAGTTGATAAGTTTACATCAAACTGAAGCTTACTGTGGCCTTGGTGGTGAGGAAAATAGCGTCCTGGTTGATGCTGGAGACGTCAGGGGAGCTCTTCATGATCAGCCTCACTCTGGAAATCGGgagtgagatgttttttttgttagctTGGTCATCTTTGTCGGGATTACTTTGAGACATCTTCATGAGGAATCACACGGCGCCAGACAGGCGGAACTCCAAGTATTGTTTTGAACTGTGAcgcatttcttctttcttctttaagttaattttttttaaagttggtctagcgccacctgctggagCGGAGGCGCCTGTACATTAACAGTATGAACACACTGAACTGTCCATACTGgggagatatatatatatatatatatatatatatatatatatatatatatatatatatatatatatatatatatatatatatatatatatacaacgTTACAAGAAAAGTACTAAGAAAAAgtaatacataaataacattacatacattattaaatacattattatcaaaataatgtATCATAGATCCAGAAATGTATCAGAAGCCCACTTTAATTGCACTCTGATCGTTGTGCCATATTGATGCAGTTCCTgataaaaatgtccaaaacttGGTTTGGAGTCCGCCCGTCTCTTCTTGTGAATGTGGAATTTTCCCAGTAACaaaattaaaggtgcaatatgtacGAATTATGTAAGaatttttgtttaaacatttaagaaaaaaactaaaattatcaacaaaatgtgaggaaataataaaaatgagaccttccccaaCTTTCTCGGTTGCCTACAACAGCCTGTGGATTGATTTCTATGTAAAGGACTTGCGACGGTTTTGCCGGGAAAATCCGATGGACGTGACGTTTATGCGCACTctcataatacatccatgattatATGGCTGAAAACGTTGGTTAGTTACCTTAACTCTATGAGTATTAACTGTGTATGCATGCGGTGGTAAACCCAATAGCAACAGCTCTTAAAAGGAGAAGCCTATACGAAATAGAACAACAAGGTTAGTGAAAAGTCTAAATATCTTCAGATATTATCATTACTGTCATATTTCACTCTATAACAACTATAGAGTcatatatttaaagaaatatgGCGTTATTGGACTATTTATTGCATGTATTGTGCTACTTGTGCTTACTATGGCAGGCAGAATGGACATATATTTACTTGACATAGTGTCTTTGggtcatttataaaataatttaatttaattttactttaaagtCTATGGTGAGTGTCATTTGTTTTCCCCCAAAAAGGGGCGGGGACGTATTGCAAGCCAAAGTTCCCGGATGTCCCGGTCACGTTCCAGTCCAGctggtggcggtaatgcacctctAAGCCAGTTTGCCTACCGCCAATAAACActgacgaagaagaagaagaagaagaagaagaagaagaagaagaagaagaagaagaagaagaagaagaaactgcgTATTTACttattagtttttttgttgtttttatgatgttacACACTCCGATACAGTAGATGGCGGCATGCAACTTTAACGTTGATTTATAGTCCGCCagtaaaaccaaagaagaagaaggaacagTGGCGCTTATGAAGTGTGATTTGTGTCCTGTGGAGGGCAGTAATACCAGAGTAATACGCCTGGTAGCGTCCacattaaaagaagaagaagaagaggagtggCGCTTAGCAATGGCGGCTATTTGGtcgcacaaacaaacattcagattGTAAGTTAACGGTGGCGTCATTCCCTAAAGTAATCTAATGTCACAGATAGCTTTGTAAAGAAGGAGAAGGGAtacctctgtctctctgttggtGTCGTTTTCTGGAGTCGCATCAGTGTGATATTAATGGTAAACAGTTAGCAGGAGCAACCAAACCAAACTGCATCTCATTGTTAAAAGCCTGCAACCCGGCTGCGTCTTCTGACCGCTGAACTAACGATGCCGCTGGGGCTGAAACCGAGCTGCGCCGTCTGTAAGACCAACTCTTCGTCGATGTGGAAGAAAGGAAACCAGGGAGAAATCCTCTGCAACAACTGCACAGGGAAGAGCAGCAGCGGCGGAGCATCAGGACCCTCCATGTCCTCCAACACCCAGCCCAGCAATGGCGGGGGCAAGCAGGTCAGATACTATGTGTAAATGTGCCTTTAACACTGCCCAttataaaaattacaaattgatTTATTATACACAGCTCAGTGGGTGAAGCTAGGCCAGTAACGTTAACTGACTGTAGTGTGGTGATTACAGCTGCTCCGCAGGAACAATAATGGAAATGCCTCATTAACTCAACTGTTAACTGGGATGTTTTCCTCAATTCAAATGGTAATATGATTTCCATTTTAGCAGGACaatagtctgtgtgtgtagatatTTAGTAGTATTTATTAGTAGCATAGTGTAAATTATACCCAGTTGACATTTTTATGCACTCAATGATCTTTTCACATTTAAGTTATTGTGTTACTTCTTGGTCACAAGCAGCAACAATCAAGACTGTTATGATGATTTATTATCGAGCAATTACAATTCTGGACAGGAAACCAATGAGATCACACCACTGCCATGTTCTTAAGAATTTAAATATGTTAAGTTTgttgttaaaatatgttaaaaatacCTAAATAATAGCTAGGCTCCTCAGGTGCTCAGGGACCTGGTGGTGCCTCTGAGGTTTTCAGTAACACAAGGTGTGTCTGCTGGGAAGTGTAAGGAGCACTTTTGTAAATCCTCACTTGGACAGAtggctttttctgttttggggATCAACATGTGGAACTCTTTACCTGCAAAACTCAAAATGGGTCATGACTGGGagcattttaaactcaaagaGGAATCAGTCATGTAGTCATGAGTGATCtgctgcttgttgttttatgaaacCTTTACGGTATGTTTGCTTgtgagttgtttgtgttttgtgctgctttgtatgtactttgttgttgattttcatgttgtaatgtgtgtgtatatgtattgtTGAGTCTTGTGCAGTTTCATATGTAATTTACTGTTgcgttttatgtgttttaaaagcCCATCTAGGGATGGGCATTGCAAACTAGCTAAGGCTATAAATGCCTATGTGGCACAAGTTCATGCTATATACTTGttcctatacaaataaacattaaataaatacattttagtagACAGCATTCTGTTCTTCAAGGTAGTTGGCAGGTAGATGGTAAACTGTGTTAGTTTTAGCTGGTTGTACCTAATGAATTGCCAGTTGAATGTTCATAACGAGatggattttttcttttaatggatGCAGTTGTGCAGAGCCTGCTGATCTGCAGCTGAATGCCTAATATGGGTTGTTCTTGATTTTAGTCCAAGCAGGAGATCCACAGGAGGTCCGCACGGCTGAGAAGCACCAAATATAAAGCTCCCGCATCTGAGAAGAAGGTGTCAACGAAAGGAAAAGGGAGAAGACACATTTTCAAACTCAAAAATGTAAGTGAGAGATCAGCAGAGCGATAtatttctcccttttctctgcATAATGATGTAAGCATTtaactcctgtgtgtgtgtgtgtgtgtgtgttttgtttgtttgtttttttttcttctcagccAATCAAAGCGCCAGAATCTGTAGCAACAATCATCACGTCAGAATCTGTGTTTTATAAGGTACAGTGAAATAAtctcatgtttctgtccaatatCAGAAATGATCATAATGTCATCTTCCCCTTTTTCATCTGAGCAGTTTTCCTGATCTGTTTTCAGCATTTCTCTGTCACAGCTTTGATTACAGCAGGATGGTACTAAACTTTCATTCTGTGATGCATGTGAGAGAAGACTCATCCTCAGTCTTTATATTTGTACCCACAGGGTGTATACTACCAGACAGGAGATGTGATCAAGGTAACAGATGAAGAGGATGGTAAGCCATACTATGCTCAGATTCGAGGCTTTGTGCAGGACCAGTATTGTGAAAAGAGCGCCGCACTGACCTGGCTCATCCCCACCCAGGCCAGCCCAAAGGACCTGTTTGATCCTGGGACATATATCGTTGGTACGCTAAAATGATATTTATGCAGTTTTTATGCTATTTGCTTGACAAGTTTTAAGAAcggtttggttttgttttaggTCCAGAGGAGGATCTGCCCAGAAAGATGGAGTACCTGGAGTTTGTGTGTCACGCCCCCTCTGAATATTTCAAGTCACGGAGCTCGCCGTTCCCCACCATTCCCATCAGACCAGAAAAGGGCTACATCTGGACCCACATAGGACCCACACCAGCCCACACAGTCAAAGAGTCTGTCAGTGGTGGAAGTTAACAGGGTTGTGATACGGACTTagtctgtttaaacagacatttgtacatttatgtAATATAATGAAACCAAAAATGGCTGTTGACAACGGCCATTATTTCAGATGGAAGTTTGTAATTTGATACAAAGAAAATCAGGTGTAACTACGGTTTGAATAAGGCAAAAATGATGCTGTTGCATTGGAATATTACTTTTGTATTTAGTAATAAACAAAATAGCTCTTTTCAATAATCCTTTTTGTCTGTGATCTTGTCTTATGTTACTTTGTGGGTAACAGATCAATCCAACAGGCCATTCAAAATTTTATACTGTTATTGCTttcaatataatacattttctctttttttttttttttaaattaagctTTGATAGTCAAATCATGGTAGCAGTAAAATAACATTAGCGAAGTTACAACTGGTCAACAACTGGTGTCATGTAAGTTCTAATGGTGTCCGAGTGCAGATGTTGCAGCACACAttagatgtttgtgtttattgtcgCAGCTTAATTTAGTTTTGTGATGATGGTTTAAagtggtgtctgtgttttttttgtttttttttaaaaaagacccTGAAATTAAGCCTCTTGTGCCAGTGCAGCTGTGTCAGATTGTGTTGATGGAGGAAACGCACATCTTTTCCACCTGAATTCAATATTAAGGTCGCAAAGATTTGTGATGAAGATTTTAATGAAACTATGATCTCGACAAAGGTTCAGGGTATTGATATGAAGATGGGCCCCTCCATAGTGATATTTAGggtctctgttgtttcttcccAAATTAATTCTTCAGTCAGACATATTACCTTTTACCTCTCTTTTGGCAAGATGATGCATTTCACTGCAATGGAAATCTAAGGCTCCATCTATTTCTCTGTGGCTCAGGGATGTTATGTCTTAGGCTAAAAAAGATGGCCTTGCTGTGGAGAGAGAGGATTTCTAATACGTATGTTATGACACCACCCAGAAATAAGACTTTTGGGTCAGAGTACAAAAATGTTATGTTCAGTATTAAATGTGGATGTTGAAATCTGCAGTAACACAATGCCTGATAACACGGGCTTTCCTTTCTGTGAAAAGGATCATTCGTATGAAGTGGAAAGTAAGAAaatcaaattgtttttctttgattcaCCAGCTAAAGGATTTCAAAGAACTGATAATGATGGGACGTGCAGCCTCGGACCTTCAGGGGCTTTACAGAGGCGATGGCTTAGATGGACCGTGGAC contains these protein-coding regions:
- the gatad1 gene encoding GATA zinc finger domain-containing protein 1; its protein translation is MPLGLKPSCAVCKTNSSSMWKKGNQGEILCNNCTGKSSSGGASGPSMSSNTQPSNGGGKQSKQEIHRRSARLRSTKYKAPASEKKVSTKGKGRRHIFKLKNPIKAPESVATIITSESVFYKGVYYQTGDVIKVTDEEDGKPYYAQIRGFVQDQYCEKSAALTWLIPTQASPKDLFDPGTYIVGPEEDLPRKMEYLEFVCHAPSEYFKSRSSPFPTIPIRPEKGYIWTHIGPTPAHTVKESVSGGS
- the chrac1 gene encoding chromatin accessibility complex protein 1, whose protein sequence is MKMSQSNPDKDDQANKKNISLPISRVRLIMKSSPDVSSINQDAIFLTTKATELFVQHLALSSFNNGSGKETNSLSYSDLANTAEENETFHFLTDILPKKILARDYLKSLEQMQEEEADF